A genomic stretch from Zeimonas sediminis includes:
- a CDS encoding branched-chain amino acid ABC transporter permease, whose amino-acid sequence MAEILIQGAVSSAIYAMLAVGFTLIFGVARILNLAHGSFYALGAYGAYLLTSLGLPLVPAALLSIAFVAVFGVVMERVFVRPMRKQSLLAVLMITLAVALAVEQALFLGFGSEYRNVPALVSAKYTIAGVDIAGQRLLTLVAGIVLIGALWLFIQRTRLGSAILAISQDPEAAQYMGIPSDRIFALVMALSAGLAAAAGILAGPFLTVQPTMWLLPIVKAFAIVVVGGLGSIPGSILAALMLGYAETIVAYVISTSWTEIISVLATLLMLVFRPAGIFGKRAAF is encoded by the coding sequence CGCGCATCCTGAACCTGGCGCACGGCTCGTTCTACGCGCTGGGCGCGTACGGCGCCTACCTGCTCACCTCGCTCGGCCTGCCGCTGGTGCCGGCGGCATTGCTGTCGATCGCCTTCGTCGCGGTCTTCGGCGTCGTCATGGAGCGGGTGTTCGTGCGGCCGATGCGCAAGCAGTCGCTGCTCGCGGTGCTGATGATCACGCTGGCGGTCGCGCTGGCGGTCGAGCAGGCCCTCTTCCTGGGCTTCGGCTCCGAGTACCGGAACGTGCCGGCGCTGGTCTCCGCGAAGTACACGATCGCCGGCGTGGACATCGCCGGCCAGCGGCTGCTGACGCTGGTCGCGGGCATCGTGCTGATCGGCGCGCTGTGGCTGTTCATCCAGCGGACCCGCCTCGGCTCGGCGATTCTCGCGATCTCGCAGGACCCCGAGGCTGCCCAGTACATGGGCATCCCGAGCGACCGGATCTTCGCGCTGGTCATGGCGCTATCGGCCGGGCTGGCGGCTGCGGCAGGCATCCTCGCCGGGCCCTTCCTGACCGTGCAGCCGACGATGTGGCTGCTGCCGATCGTCAAGGCCTTCGCGATCGTCGTCGTCGGCGGGCTCGGCTCGATCCCGGGCAGCATCCTGGCGGCGCTGATGCTCGGCTACGCCGAAACCATCGTCGCATACGTGATCTCCACCAGCTGGACCGAGATCATCTCGGTGCTCGCCACGCTGCTGATGCTGGTCTTCCGGCCGGCCGGCATCTTCGGCAAGCGCGCGGCATTCTAG
- a CDS encoding ABC transporter ATP-binding protein — protein MTRILEVEGLTKRFGGLTAVSNVSFAVNAGDVVGILGPNGAGKTTLYNLLTGFIPPDEGRVAFMGREIRGVAPHRIVRLGISRTFQLCRPFVGMTVLENVKVGSLAQPAPPQGRDARARELIEQVGLGGKEGMPVEVMSYGDQRRLEIARALATGPKLLLLDEPFAGLGAGEIADLSALIRKIHAETGLTVLLIEHKLHEFMKLVDRVIALDFGEMIADDVPERIVTHPRVIEAYIGGNAPDTEAA, from the coding sequence ATGACCCGGATCCTCGAGGTCGAAGGCCTCACCAAGCGCTTCGGCGGCCTGACCGCGGTCAGCAACGTGAGCTTCGCGGTGAACGCAGGCGACGTGGTCGGCATCCTGGGCCCCAACGGAGCGGGCAAGACGACCCTCTACAACCTGCTCACCGGTTTCATCCCGCCCGACGAGGGCAGGGTCGCGTTCATGGGGCGGGAGATCCGCGGCGTGGCGCCGCACCGGATCGTCCGGCTCGGCATCTCGCGCACCTTCCAGCTGTGCCGGCCCTTCGTCGGCATGACGGTGCTCGAGAACGTCAAGGTGGGCAGCCTCGCGCAGCCGGCGCCGCCGCAGGGCCGCGATGCCCGGGCGCGCGAGCTGATCGAGCAGGTGGGCCTGGGCGGCAAGGAAGGCATGCCGGTGGAGGTCATGTCCTACGGCGACCAGCGCAGGCTCGAGATCGCGCGGGCGCTGGCCACCGGCCCGAAGCTCCTGCTGCTCGACGAGCCCTTCGCGGGCCTGGGCGCCGGCGAGATCGCCGACCTGTCGGCGCTGATCAGGAAGATCCACGCCGAGACCGGGCTCACCGTGCTGCTGATCGAGCACAAGCTTCACGAGTTCATGAAGCTGGTGGACCGTGTCATCGCGCTGGACTTCGGCGAGATGATCGCCGACGACGTGCCCGAGCGGATCGTCACCCATCCCCGCGTGATCGAGGCCTACATCGGCGGCAACGCGCCGGACACGGAGGCAGCATGA
- a CDS encoding branched-chain amino acid ABC transporter permease produces MFTKKIDLAGAALFIAVMAVLPVIVGNAYLTGVLTVAVIYAIWAVSWDFMSGLTGRENFGHSLFIGAGAYTAGFLNTVWGFDGWWSIPAAMVVASLFALVMGFPTLRLKGPYFALAMLSSAVIMQRLMLIFWEYTGGEEGINGVEPLIDSQLGFYYFALAVLVGVTAVLIALARSNWGLILRAIRGDEATCQAAGLNVTYYKIASLVISGAIAGGGGAMYAHYQLQVSPALFEVVTSITVITMVYVGGMASIYGPVGGAILLVLLTELLRDFGEWRLMIYSVVLILILFFLPQGFIAPLWERFRARFGRSST; encoded by the coding sequence ATGTTCACGAAGAAGATCGACCTGGCCGGCGCCGCGCTTTTCATCGCGGTGATGGCCGTGCTGCCGGTGATCGTCGGCAATGCCTACCTGACCGGCGTGCTGACCGTCGCGGTCATCTACGCGATCTGGGCGGTGAGCTGGGACTTCATGTCCGGCCTGACCGGGCGGGAGAATTTCGGGCACTCGCTGTTCATCGGCGCCGGCGCCTATACCGCCGGCTTCCTCAACACGGTGTGGGGCTTCGACGGATGGTGGAGCATCCCGGCCGCGATGGTGGTCGCCTCGCTGTTCGCGCTGGTCATGGGCTTTCCCACGCTGCGGCTCAAGGGCCCGTACTTCGCGCTGGCGATGCTGTCGAGCGCGGTGATCATGCAGCGGCTGATGCTGATCTTCTGGGAGTACACCGGCGGCGAGGAGGGCATCAACGGCGTCGAGCCGCTGATCGACTCGCAGCTGGGCTTCTACTACTTCGCGCTGGCAGTGCTGGTGGGCGTCACCGCCGTGCTGATCGCGCTGGCGCGATCGAACTGGGGCCTGATCCTGCGCGCGATCCGCGGCGACGAGGCGACCTGCCAGGCCGCCGGCCTGAACGTCACCTACTACAAGATCGCCTCGCTGGTGATCAGCGGCGCGATCGCGGGCGGCGGCGGCGCGATGTACGCGCACTACCAGCTGCAGGTGAGCCCCGCGCTGTTCGAGGTGGTCACTTCGATCACCGTCATCACGATGGTCTACGTGGGCGGCATGGCCTCGATCTACGGGCCGGTGGGCGGCGCGATCCTGCTGGTGCTGCTCACCGAGCTGCTTCGCGACTTCGGCGAGTGGCGGCTGATGATCTACAGCGTGGTGCTGATCCTGATCCTGTTCTTCCTGCCCCAGGGCTTCATCGCGCCGCTGTGGGAGCGCTTCCGCGCGCGTTTCGGGAGGTCGTCGACATGA
- a CDS encoding ABC transporter ATP-binding protein, with product MKPLLEVSGLSVWYGKAIALENVSLSVGEGEIVSVLGPNGAGKSTLLKAVSRMQPSQGVLNLRGESLQGFAAHEVVGKGICHCPEGRRLFPELTVLKNLMLGAYLRRDRDAVQRDLDFVYSLFPILRERAAQVVSTLSGGQQQMVAIGRALMGKPALLLLDEPSVGIAHKLKMEIFDAIRKIRESGTAILMAEQDAQSAMRIADRVYVLEHGHVGREGTSAELSKDDYIRQAYLGVA from the coding sequence ATGAAGCCCCTTCTCGAAGTCTCCGGCCTGTCGGTCTGGTACGGGAAGGCGATCGCGCTCGAGAACGTCAGCCTGTCGGTGGGCGAGGGCGAGATCGTGTCGGTGCTCGGGCCGAACGGCGCCGGCAAGTCGACGCTGCTGAAGGCGGTGTCGCGGATGCAGCCCTCGCAGGGCGTGCTGAACCTGCGGGGCGAATCGCTGCAAGGCTTTGCCGCGCACGAGGTGGTCGGCAAGGGCATCTGCCACTGCCCGGAGGGCCGCCGGCTGTTCCCCGAGCTCACCGTGCTGAAGAACCTGATGCTCGGCGCCTACCTGCGGCGCGACCGCGACGCGGTGCAGCGCGACCTGGACTTCGTCTACTCGCTGTTCCCGATCCTGCGCGAGCGGGCGGCGCAGGTGGTCAGCACGCTGTCGGGCGGCCAGCAGCAGATGGTCGCGATCGGCCGGGCGCTGATGGGCAAGCCGGCGCTGCTGCTGCTCGACGAGCCCTCGGTCGGCATCGCGCACAAGCTGAAGATGGAAATCTTCGACGCGATCCGCAAGATCCGCGAGTCGGGCACCGCGATCCTGATGGCCGAGCAGGACGCGCAGTCGGCGATGAGGATCGCCGACCGTGTGTACGTGCTCGAGCACGGCCACGTGGGGCGCGAGGGCACCAGCGCCGAGCTGTCGAAGGACGACTACATCCGGCAGGCCTATCTCGGCGTGGCCTGA